Within Streptomyces sp. NBC_00704, the genomic segment GTTCGACCCGGAGTGGAACATCAAGGCGGCCCACCGCCTGTGGAGTGCGCAGCACGACTTCCACGACTGGCCCTCCTGCGAGGCGGCGCTGAAGGACACGCCCAAGGCCTGAGGCGCGAAGCCCCGGGTACCGCCGCCGCGGTACCCGGGGTGCACGGTCGCGGCCGGGCCGTGACCGCGTCAGATCGTGCCGCTCTCCCACCACCAGTCGCGGCCCAGGTCGGCCCGGCTGTCGACGTGCTGGTGGTCGACGGTGTACCGCTCCAGGCCGGAGAACCCGCAGGTCTCCGCCTTCTGGTAGACCGTCTTGGTGGCGACGCCGGGCACGTCGAGGTCGGCCGCCGTGCCGTACAGGTGCATGCTGTCGCTGGCCCCTCCGATGTCGGCGTTGTGCGCGATGCTGCGAAAGCCCGAGTTGACCGTGATCGGCTTGTCCCCGAGCTTCTTGCGCAGCGCCTCCAGCTTGTACATGCAGCGGCGGGCGTTCTCCTTGGTCTGCGCAGCGCTCAGCTTGCCGCCGTTGAAGGTGCCGCTCGACTGGTCCACGAACTCGCTCCAGTTGAAGTGGGCCGTGGAGCCGTCCGACTGCTCGAGCGCGTTGAGCTTCGCCTGGGTGTTGGGGCCCGCGACCCCGTCGTCGTCGAGGCCGTACGCGGCCTGGAAGCGCTTGACGGCCGCGAGCGTGCCGGGGCCGAAGTCGCCGTCGAGGCCGACCCGGGTGTGGCTCGCACTGCCGGCTGCCCAGCCGGAGACCCGGATCTGCAGCTCGAGCACGTCGGCGCCGCTGTCGCCCTGCTTCATGGTGCGCGACCACGAATAGGCCTGCGCGGTACCGGAGAGCAGCAGCGGGCCCAACGCCAGGCCGGCGCCGACGGCCAGCGTGCCCCGCAGCATGCTGCGGCGGTCGAGCGGGTGGCCGGCGGCGGAGCGCCCGCCGGCGGAACGGAAGAGGAAGGTCATCGTCGTCCTTTCGGAACGGTCGGAACGGTCGGAACGGTCGGAACGGTGGCGCGAGAAGTGCGGAGGGAGATCAGTAGGCGAGCTGGAAGTTCACGTTCTGCGCGTCGGTGTCGTAGGGGCCGACGCGCAGGACGAAGCGGGTGCCGTCCTTGACGTCGGTGGCGACCGTCGCCCACGGGGTGCCGTGCAGGGAGTACGTGTTGTCGTGGTTGCACTTGTCGGTGTGTTCGACGAACACCACGCAGGCGTAGAGGAATCCGCCGTCGTCCGTGGTGAGCCGCATGTTGATGTCACCGCACCGCGAGGACGTGGTGAACGGCCCGTAGTCTCTGGGGCCCACCTGGTAGCGGTAGTTGAGGTTCTTCGCGCCGCCGTAGCAGCTGGTCGCCGCGGCCGAGGACTGTGCGGCGGCGGGCGCGGCACCCGCTGCCAGCAGTGCGGCCACGGTGACGAGAGCCGAGGCGAGCGCCCGGGTCTTGAGCATGGTGGTCTCCGTTCGGTGAAGTGGGCGGGAGGTCAGAAGGCGATCTGGAAGGTGGCGGAACTGCCCTCCAGGTCGACGCCGTTGGGCACGGTGAACTTCGTTCCGTTCAGGACGTCGGTGGCGATGGTCGTCCAGCTCCGGCCGATCTTGGTCCAGTAGTTGCAGCCGCTGGCCCTCGCGAACTGCACGCAGGCCCAGCCGAAGTCGGCGTCGCCGCCCGTCATCCGCATGTTGATGTCCGTGCAGCGGCTCGTGGTCACGTAGGGGCCGAAGTCGCGGACCTCCCCGTAGTGGACCGTGACCGCTCCGCCGTAGCAGCTCGTGGCGGTGGCGGTGGCGGTGGCGGCCGAGGCGGGCGCCGGGGCGGTGAAGCCCAGGACGGCGAGCAGGGCGACGAGGGCCGCGCGGGAGAGGCGGTCGGTCATGGTGTTCCTCCTCGGTACGGTGATGGCCACGGCCGGGATCACCGGTTGGCCAGGCGGTCGAGGTCGGCCTGGGTGCCGTTGAACACGTCCCCGGTCGCCGGCGCCCGCAGGCCGGGGAAGAGCGCGGCGTCCGTGTACTGCCACATCGCCCAGGTCGTCGAGCCGTTCGGCAGCGGAGGCTGGGTGATCGACTGGCGGTAGTCCGCGAGCTGAAGCGGATACCGGGCGAAGGCGGTGGTCGACCCCATGCAGTCGTCCAGGAAGGACTTCTGGGTGTAGATCATCGGGACGCGGCCGAAGGCGTTCTCGACCCGGTCCAGCCAGGCCTTGGCGTCGGCCACCGTGCCGTAGGTGGGACAGCGCCCGCTGCCGTCGTCCATGCGCTCCAGGTCGAAGATGGGAGGCAGGTCGCCCGCGCGCTTGCCGGTGTAGCCGGTCGCCCGCACGGCGGCGATGAACCGGTCGGCCTGCGCGGCACCCGTGTCGGCTGCCGAGCCCGTGTAGAAGTGGTACGGCGCGACGGCCAGCCCCGCCGTCCGGGCCGCCGCCAGGTCGGTGGCGAGGTACTCGTCGGTGACGTTCATGCCCCGGGTGGCCTTGACCGTCGCGAACTCGACGCCCGAAGCACGGACGGCCTTCCAGTCGATCGGCGCACCGCCCGGGTGCTGGTACTTGGCCGTGTCCAGCCCGTCGATCGAGTGCCCGGCCGGGCGGGGCGGGGTGCAGTACGTGTTACGGCTGGACCAGTCGACCAGCGTCGCCCACGTGTTCGGGCCCACCGTGCCGTCGGCGCTGAGGTTGGCGCAGTGCTGAAGCTCGATGACCCGGTCCTCGGTGCCGCCGCCGAAGTCGCCGTCGATCGTCAGCGGGGGATAGTGGTACGGCTCCATGGCGAGGTTGAGCCGGCACTGCACCTCCTTGACCTCGTCGCTCTTCGCCCCCTTCTTCAGGGTCGGGCGCGAGTCGGTGTGGCCGCACACGGTCGCCTGCGCCGGGCCCGCCGTGCCCTGGGTCGCGCAGGTGTGCGGCTGGGCGGCCCAGCTGTGGAGCGCCGCCCAGGTGTTCGGGCCGAGCACGCCGTCCGCGCTCAGCCCGGCGCACCGCTGGAACTCCCTGACGCGCGTCTCCGTCGCCGTACCGAACGTGCCGTCGGCCGAGATCGGCGCGTACCGGCTCGGCTTCGTCGCGAGGTCGAGCTCGCACTGCGCCTCTACCGTCGCGTCCCCCGTCGATCCCTGTTGCAGCGTGGGCTGTGCGCTCGTGTGCCCGCAGACCGCGGTGGCCGCGGCCTGTGCCGCCTGCATGGCCGTTTGCCCGTACAGGGGCAGGACCGCTGCCACGGCGAGGGTCAGACCCCGCAGAAGCGTCCTCTTTCCCATCTGGTGTTCCCCCTCTTGCTGGTGAGTCGCCAGGAGCCCTCCCGGCCCGAGTGATGCTGGCAGCGGACGTCCCGTCGTGGTCGCCGCCTGCCGAGATCGGGACGCCGGGACGCCGACACGGCTGTGACCTGCGAGGACGGACCGGCGCTGGGACGGGCTCGGGACACGGACACCGGGGCGGGCCCCGCGGCCGGGGGAGGCGGCGACCGAACGGGACGTACGCAGACGCCCGTTGGGGAGCCGGGAGAGACCGGGGCGGGTCAAAGGGGCGATCGTTGCCCTGCCTTGGGCGTATGGTGCTGCATCACCACATTGACGGTCCGTGGCGCGTGAGGGGCCAAGAACAGGCGGCGCCGCCCGGCGCCCCGGCAGCAGGCCATCGAGGCGCTGCGTCAGCAGGTCCCCGCGTGCGTTCAACGCCGTGCAGCGCCCGCAAGACGAAGTACCCCTGCCGGTACTGCGCTCAGCGCGCTTCGACGCGGTGCTGCGGCGGATCACCGAGTCTGCCGTCACCCTGGTGGACGCCCAGGACGAGGCGGTGCTGCGCACGCTCGCGGCCGCGGCCGGTGTTGCGATCGACAACGCCCGACTGTACGAGGACAGCCGACGCCGGGAGCGGTGGCTGGCGGCGAGCAGCGAACTGACGCGCAGCCTGCTGTCGGGCACCGACCCCGAACAGGTCCTGCACCGGGTCGCCGCCACGGTCAGGATGCTGTCCGGCGCCGATCTGGTGACGCCGGCGGTGCCCTTCGACGGCGGCGAGCTGGTGATCGAAGCCGCTGACGGCGAAGGCGCCGAGCAGGTGCACGGACATGGGCGTCAGCCGCCGC encodes:
- a CDS encoding D-Ala-D-Ala carboxypeptidase family metallohydrolase; translation: MTFLFRSAGGRSAAGHPLDRRSMLRGTLAVGAGLALGPLLLSGTAQAYSWSRTMKQGDSGADVLELQIRVSGWAAGSASHTRVGLDGDFGPGTLAAVKRFQAAYGLDDDGVAGPNTQAKLNALEQSDGSTAHFNWSEFVDQSSGTFNGGKLSAAQTKENARRCMYKLEALRKKLGDKPITVNSGFRSIAHNADIGGASDSMHLYGTAADLDVPGVATKTVYQKAETCGFSGLERYTVDHQHVDSRADLGRDWWWESGTI
- a CDS encoding GH25 family lysozyme, which translates into the protein MGKRTLLRGLTLAVAAVLPLYGQTAMQAAQAAATAVCGHTSAQPTLQQGSTGDATVEAQCELDLATKPSRYAPISADGTFGTATETRVREFQRCAGLSADGVLGPNTWAALHSWAAQPHTCATQGTAGPAQATVCGHTDSRPTLKKGAKSDEVKEVQCRLNLAMEPYHYPPLTIDGDFGGGTEDRVIELQHCANLSADGTVGPNTWATLVDWSSRNTYCTPPRPAGHSIDGLDTAKYQHPGGAPIDWKAVRASGVEFATVKATRGMNVTDEYLATDLAAARTAGLAVAPYHFYTGSAADTGAAQADRFIAAVRATGYTGKRAGDLPPIFDLERMDDGSGRCPTYGTVADAKAWLDRVENAFGRVPMIYTQKSFLDDCMGSTTAFARYPLQLADYRQSITQPPLPNGSTTWAMWQYTDAALFPGLRAPATGDVFNGTQADLDRLANR